The Solirubrobacter pauli sequence TCGGCGCCAGGAAGATGTCCAGCCCGCCGTGCCGGTAGTCCGGGTCGTCCTCCTCGTACCAGCCGACCCAGCCGGCGATCTCGCCGTCGACGACGATCGTGAACGCATCCTGGTCGTCCACGGTCGGATCGGTGCCCCACCAGCGGCGCACCTCGGGGAGCGCGATGATCGCGTTCAGCGCCGGCACGTCGCTGTCGGCGAGCGGGCGAAGCGTCACGCGCTCACCGTGCAAGATCGGACCGTCCTCCATCCTCTGGCCAACCCTACTCATGCATCGCGTGGCATCGGGCACCCTCTAGATGACAATGCCCACCGCCAAGACAATGCTCACCGCCTACCAGCGCCAGGTGCGCGTCGCCAGCGCCGCCGGCATGGCCGGACTCGACGAGCAGGCCCGCCTGGCCGGCACGATCCGCGCCCTGCTCGACGTGGTCAACGACGACCACGACCCGCGCCGCTGACTCAGCCGTAGCGCTCGCGCCGGGCGGCGTCCACGAGCCGCTCGATCTCGCGCCGGCGTCGCGCGATCTCGTCGTCGACCTCGGCCCGCAGCC is a genomic window containing:
- a CDS encoding GNAT family N-acetyltransferase — encoded protein: MEDGPILHGERVTLRPLADSDVPALNAIIALPEVRRWWGTDPTVDDQDAFTIVVDGEIAGWVGWYEEDDPDYRHGGLDIFLAPTFHGRGLGREALRLAARWLIDVRGHHRLIIDPAAANANAIKVYASLGFKPVGVMRNYERGPEGDWHDGLLMDLLADELSPS